The Nitrospira sp. genome window below encodes:
- a CDS encoding response regulator transcription factor, producing MLVLLVDDHPLFRLAVRGVVESHFPSVVVWDASTGEDTIRIVLAEPVELVILELRLPDISGLTVLRRMKQLCPPLRCLVLTMYDNAQYARLAMAYGASGYLTKGATARELSDAIRTILSGRQVVMEPFRELIDNPATDDDETWPNEALSVREMEVLSLFAKGFTVSQIATRLKLTVKTVSTYRTKLLEKLRLGTTAELIRYAVLHRLA from the coding sequence ATGCTTGTCCTACTCGTCGACGATCATCCTCTTTTTCGCCTGGCCGTCAGGGGAGTGGTAGAAAGCCACTTCCCTTCGGTGGTGGTGTGGGATGCGTCTACCGGGGAGGACACGATTCGGATCGTGCTGGCGGAGCCCGTGGAGCTGGTGATTCTGGAGCTCCGGCTACCGGATATCAGCGGCTTGACGGTGTTGAGGCGAATGAAACAATTGTGCCCCCCCCTCAGGTGTTTGGTGCTGACCATGTACGACAATGCGCAGTATGCACGCCTCGCGATGGCCTACGGGGCCTCCGGTTATCTCACCAAAGGGGCGACCGCGCGGGAACTGTCCGATGCCATTCGGACCATCCTTTCCGGACGCCAAGTGGTGATGGAACCGTTCCGTGAACTGATCGACAACCCCGCGACGGACGATGATGAGACATGGCCTAATGAAGCCCTTTCCGTTCGTGAGATGGAAGTCTTATCTCTGTTCGCTAAAGGCTTCACAGTCTCACAGATTGCGACGCGATTGAAGCTGACCGTCAAGACCGTGAGCACCTATCGGACCAAGTTACTCGAAAAGCTGCGCCTCGGAACGACCGCCGAGCTCATCCGTTACGCCGTCCTTCATCGGCTTGCGTGA
- a CDS encoding response regulator transcription factor translates to MRHEYRCLVVDDHPLMRQGVKDLLLGKGLCHAVVEAGSAEEALTAVRRESWDLLILDVALPDKHGLEVLKEVKLLQPSLRVIMLSLYPEREFALRAIKAGASGYLTKDRPPSELMKAVEEVVAGRRYITPSLADQMADLLDHRQPETLHARLSDREMQVLRLLGQGKAVSIIAEELALSVKTVSTYRGRLLEKLKLATTADLIKYAIEQHLTT, encoded by the coding sequence ATGAGGCATGAGTATAGGTGTTTGGTCGTCGACGACCATCCGCTCATGCGCCAAGGAGTCAAGGACTTGTTGCTTGGAAAGGGGCTTTGTCATGCCGTCGTAGAAGCAGGTTCTGCCGAAGAGGCGCTGACCGCAGTTCGCCGAGAATCTTGGGATCTGCTGATCCTTGATGTGGCGCTTCCCGACAAACATGGCCTCGAGGTCCTGAAAGAGGTCAAGCTCTTACAACCTTCCCTGCGGGTGATTATGTTGAGCCTGTATCCTGAACGAGAGTTTGCCTTGCGCGCGATCAAAGCCGGCGCGTCCGGCTATCTCACGAAGGATCGACCGCCCTCTGAACTCATGAAAGCGGTTGAGGAAGTCGTCGCTGGACGACGGTACATCACCCCCTCGCTGGCCGACCAGATGGCGGATTTGTTGGATCACAGGCAACCAGAGACGCTGCATGCACGATTGTCCGACCGAGAGATGCAAGTCCTTCGACTTCTGGGACAGGGCAAAGCCGTCTCGATCATTGCCGAGGAATTGGCCCTGAGCGTAAAGACGGTCAGCACCTATCGCGGTAGGTTGTTGGAAAAACTCAAGCTGGCCACTACAGCGGACCTCATAAAGTATGCGATCGAACAGCACCTGACAACTTGA
- a CDS encoding PAS domain S-box protein yields the protein MTPPSKSEDPTSHHVVAAVLSARPEQLFNSLLEQSAVAVALIETATGRIVAANRRCEDITGLPQADLIATPLHAIIHPQDVPTILHQMETLKTGRIRTVSLEHRCFKPDGSIVWVALWLSSPCDIGQSPTVYLAIIEDITERKQIEEALRSSELRFRALSEATTTAIFVYQHDRFLYANPAALAISRFTLEELLTMSLWHIIHPEFRDWARARLAAVELGDQDPSRLELPILRKDGETRWLDFSAATILIDGRPARIGSAYDITEQRLAEARERARLELVIRLQEGQLKLARLAHGDLTPDLRTIIRIAAETIGVERVGLWLFNEDRSALVCRELYRRSLGTYETEPALEVSRYPAYFEALQRTLSVEATSTSSDAVTKELAEPYLRPLGIASMLDVPIRRAGKLVGVLCCEHVGEQRVWSAEETSFVAAVADHVVLSFAVEERRNAMEALRASEARFALAAQGANDGLWDWNMATGEVYLSPRWKHLLGFEDEELPNRLPSFFDRLHPDDQSQAKDALLVHLERRAPYDLEFRLRCKDGSYRWFRSRGQAQWDENGRPYRMAGSITDITDRRQAFDALNDAYRSLQSMSREVQVAQERERTRLSRELHDEFGQSLGALQFELARLAESDSENSPPSESVGRLATSALATVKQLFVSLREMIEGLRPALLEELGLVAAIESMAVKLGQQSMLSCRVLADPEMRSSLGSAELEGALYRIIQELLTNIVRHAKATSATVSLRCVEGWVQLTVQDDGRGFQIDKALRKGHHGLQGIRERAELLGGTVEVQSVPSKGSCVTVSIPIDPKNLDNSRTPPPVPAPIGKEGRRDEA from the coding sequence CAACGGGCCGAATTGTCGCAGCCAACCGGCGGTGCGAAGACATTACAGGGTTGCCACAGGCGGATCTGATTGCGACACCTCTCCATGCCATCATCCACCCTCAAGATGTGCCGACGATTCTCCATCAGATGGAGACACTGAAAACCGGGCGGATTCGAACAGTGTCTTTGGAACACCGGTGCTTCAAGCCTGACGGCTCCATTGTATGGGTGGCGCTTTGGCTGTCGTCTCCATGTGACATCGGACAATCGCCGACCGTCTACCTCGCGATCATCGAAGACATCACTGAGCGCAAGCAGATCGAGGAGGCATTACGCTCCAGCGAGCTCAGGTTCCGCGCCTTGAGCGAGGCGACGACGACGGCCATCTTTGTGTATCAACACGACAGGTTTCTCTATGCCAATCCCGCCGCCCTGGCGATTTCCCGATTTACCCTTGAGGAATTGTTGACGATGTCGTTATGGCACATCATTCACCCGGAGTTTCGGGACTGGGCCAGAGCACGACTGGCGGCTGTCGAGCTGGGCGACCAGGATCCCTCACGTCTGGAACTCCCGATCCTTCGTAAAGACGGGGAAACTCGGTGGCTGGATTTCAGCGCGGCGACGATCCTGATCGACGGCCGGCCTGCAAGAATCGGTTCGGCCTACGATATTACGGAACAGAGGCTTGCGGAGGCGCGCGAGCGAGCCAGGCTTGAGCTGGTTATCCGGCTCCAAGAAGGACAGCTGAAGTTGGCTCGGCTTGCGCATGGCGATCTGACGCCGGATCTGCGCACCATCATTAGAATAGCGGCGGAGACCATCGGAGTCGAACGGGTCGGACTCTGGCTCTTCAACGAAGACCGTTCCGCGCTCGTCTGTCGCGAACTCTACCGACGCAGCCTCGGGACATACGAGACCGAACCGGCGTTGGAGGTCTCGCGTTATCCAGCCTATTTCGAGGCGCTTCAGCGAACGTTGAGCGTGGAAGCCACCAGTACGAGCAGCGATGCTGTGACGAAAGAACTCGCCGAACCCTATTTGCGACCGCTCGGCATCGCGTCGATGCTGGATGTGCCGATCAGACGTGCCGGAAAACTGGTCGGAGTGTTGTGCTGCGAGCATGTCGGTGAGCAGCGGGTCTGGTCCGCGGAGGAAACTTCGTTTGTGGCGGCTGTCGCCGACCATGTCGTGCTGAGTTTCGCTGTGGAAGAGCGCAGAAATGCGATGGAGGCACTGCGGGCGAGCGAGGCGCGGTTCGCATTGGCGGCTCAGGGGGCGAACGACGGGCTCTGGGATTGGAACATGGCGACCGGTGAAGTCTATCTCTCGCCGCGCTGGAAGCATCTTCTCGGGTTCGAAGACGAAGAGCTGCCAAACCGCCTCCCGTCTTTTTTTGACCGGCTGCATCCTGACGATCAATCACAGGCGAAGGATGCCCTCCTCGTTCATCTGGAACGGCGGGCTCCGTATGATCTCGAGTTTCGATTGCGATGCAAGGATGGATCGTACCGTTGGTTCCGATCTCGAGGGCAAGCACAGTGGGACGAAAACGGCCGTCCATACCGGATGGCCGGGTCGATTACCGACATCACGGACAGGCGACAGGCCTTCGACGCTCTGAATGACGCCTATCGCTCCCTTCAATCGATGAGCCGCGAGGTGCAGGTGGCCCAGGAGCGGGAACGCACCAGGCTGTCACGGGAGCTGCATGATGAGTTCGGTCAGTCACTCGGCGCGCTCCAGTTCGAGTTGGCCCGCCTGGCTGAGAGCGATTCCGAGAACTCTCCTCCTTCCGAGTCCGTGGGCCGGCTCGCCACGTCGGCCCTGGCAACGGTGAAGCAATTGTTCGTATCGCTACGGGAGATGATCGAAGGCCTGCGGCCCGCACTGTTGGAAGAGTTGGGGCTGGTCGCCGCGATTGAATCGATGGCGGTCAAACTGGGGCAACAGTCGATGCTCAGTTGTCGGGTCCTTGCGGATCCCGAAATGCGCTCGTCCCTTGGTAGCGCGGAACTCGAAGGTGCCCTCTATCGCATCATCCAGGAGTTGCTGACGAACATTGTCCGCCACGCCAAGGCTACATCTGCGACCGTCTCTCTCCGCTGTGTCGAGGGATGGGTGCAGCTCACGGTGCAGGACGACGGCCGAGGGTTTCAGATCGACAAGGCGTTGCGTAAAGGCCATCACGGGCTTCAGGGTATTCGAGAGCGGGCAGAATTGTTGGGAGGGACGGTCGAGGTCCAGTCCGTGCCGTCCAAGGGCTCCTGCGTGACAGTGTCCATTCCGATCGATCCCAAGAATCTGGACAACAGCCGTACACCACCGCCGGTGCCGGCACCGATCGGTAAGGAGGGCCGGCGCGATGAGGCATGA
- a CDS encoding response regulator transcription factor: protein MRHKTQNYRRARQNKKWIVPASSSIISSPSRRIRIFLADGCEIVRAGVRALLEGQRDLNVLGAADNAEDVLSQSRRTKPDVVLLESGLSGRSESEFYKTLRQVLPSVRIISLMMDGDAEAFRNAIEAGAQGFLRKSTGRIELVGAIRTVARGGSYLGSEEADQTFHLLRRQQDTMCARSSLHILSPQERRIIALIAEGNTNKEIAAKLVLSDKTVKNYIGNMFAKLEIERRTQAATLYMKAQQHQHSMCEEISA from the coding sequence ATGCGACACAAAACTCAAAACTATCGACGAGCGCGACAGAACAAGAAGTGGATCGTCCCTGCCTCCTCAAGTATCATCTCTTCGCCCTCGCGCCGGATCCGTATTTTCCTCGCAGATGGCTGCGAAATCGTCAGGGCTGGGGTGCGGGCGCTGTTGGAAGGGCAACGGGACCTCAATGTTCTCGGTGCGGCCGACAATGCAGAGGACGTGCTTTCCCAATCGCGACGAACCAAGCCGGATGTGGTCTTACTCGAATCCGGCCTCTCAGGCCGTTCGGAGTCTGAGTTCTACAAGACCCTCCGTCAGGTCCTTCCATCAGTTCGGATCATCAGTTTGATGATGGACGGTGACGCCGAAGCATTCCGCAACGCAATCGAGGCTGGGGCACAAGGGTTTCTGCGGAAGAGTACCGGCCGTATCGAGCTGGTCGGAGCGATTCGTACAGTCGCTAGGGGTGGTTCCTACCTCGGTTCGGAAGAAGCCGACCAGACCTTCCACCTCTTGAGACGGCAGCAGGATACGATGTGCGCCCGGTCCTCGTTGCATATCCTGTCACCGCAAGAACGGCGCATTATCGCGCTCATTGCCGAGGGAAACACCAATAAAGAGATCGCCGCGAAACTGGTGCTGTCGGATAAGACAGTGAAAAACTACATCGGAAACATGTTTGCCAAACTTGAGATCGAACGCCGCACCCAAGCGGCTACGCTGTACATGAAGGCGCAGCAACATCAACACTCAATGTGCGAGGAGATCTCTGCGTAG